Genomic DNA from Pseudomonadota bacterium:
CTTGATCGAGACCACCTTGATGACAAGCACGTCATTCTCGACGTACGCGCCCGCGACCAGCGACGCGGAGCATACAACATCGAGGTGCAGGTGGCCAGCGAGCGGTACTTTCAAAAGCGTGCCACCTTCTATCTCTCGAAGCTCCATTCACGGCAGCTTCGAAAGGGAGAGCAGTACGGCCAGATCGCGCCCAGCGTGGGCATCTGCCTGCTCGATCACATCCGCTTCCCGGAGCGTGAGAACCTGCACAGCACGTACCTTCTGAGAGAGCGTCAGCATGGCGATGTTCTCACGGGAGACCTGCAGCTTCACTTCATCGAGCTGCCGAAGTTCGCAAAGCGCGATGTCAACGACCTCTGCACACCAGCGGAGCACTGGCTGCACCTGCTTCGCTTCTCTCACGAATACCGACGAGGAGGCGTGCCTCTGCCGGAGAAATTGATGGCTGAGGATGGTGTCGCCATGGCGTATGACAAGATGAAGCGCGCGCAGTCGAGAGAAGACGTTCGCGGGTGGGTTGAGATGCGTGAGAAGGGTCACCACGACTTCGTCTCTGG
This window encodes:
- a CDS encoding Rpn family recombination-promoting nuclease/putative transposase, yielding MSEFITRLTNDVVFKIVFGSKGSEAPLRALLNALLDRGPGERIEQVKIISPGLDRDHLDDKHVILDVRARDQRRGAYNIEVQVASERYFQKRATFYLSKLHSRQLRKGEQYGQIAPSVGICLLDHIRFPERENLHSTYLLRERQHGDVLTGDLQLHFIELPKFAKRDVNDLCTPAEHWLHLLRFSHEYRRGGVPLPEKLMAEDGVAMAYDKMKRAQSREDVRGWVEMREKGHHDFVSG